A single genomic interval of Drosophila virilis strain 15010-1051.87 chromosome 2, Dvir_AGI_RSII-ME, whole genome shotgun sequence harbors:
- the LOC138910954 gene encoding uncharacterized protein isoform X1 — protein sequence MENININDVSIATLKSWLALLNLPTEGTKTELMARLNKVPVDIRDDAAKELEVQRNKEQTIEAQNELQNIMQQQRDEIANGAEMLKLMRLEIEASRKFLEEFQVTVNRNSHIGGSDGGEQESEVGDLLQLEDGHTEERPRSTDGNAGAADYTGTDGNAGAADHAGAAGNAGAAGRIDESGNAVGGNLNNCIQTGAMMLAKEILLEFTGESEVRKWVMQFFNVAKIYRLNDMQQHLLCISKLKGGALKWLHADPMRIIAPIDEMLNQLVLAFGGGFSKSELRQKFEDRVWKPDEVFATYFSEKSILAQDINIDVEELMEGIIRGIPCENLRTQASMHCFTNPAQILRAFAAIKLPIKRVRNHVVKQTAQEAQADKQQRCYNCNVKGHWAKDCLKPKREAGSCYACGSKDHLIAGCPNKKMPYRLWQPYFIFKGKVCAIKSKAYARCKFVCRFK from the exons atggaaaatataaatataaatgacgtgtcaatagcgacattgaaaagttggttggcattactaaatttgccaacagagggtaccaaaactgagctgatggcgagattaaataaggtaccagtggatatccgagacgatgctgcaaaggaacttgaagttcaacgtaacaaggaacagacaattgaggctcaaaatgagttgcaaaacataatgcaacaacagcgtgacgaaatagcaaatggcgccgagatgctgaaattgatgcgtctcgaaattgaagcgtctcgaaaattcctagaagaatttcaagtaacggtgaaccgcaactcgcacatcggcgggagcgacgggggagagcaagaaagtgaagtcggcgatttattgcagctagaggatggtcacactgaagaaagaccacggtcgacggatggcaacgctggtgcagctgattacactggaacggatggcaacgctggtgcagctgatcacgctggtgcagcgggcaacgctggggcagctggaaggatcgacgaaagtggcaacgctgtcggaggcaacttaaataattgcatccaaactggagcgatgatgttagccaaggaaattttattagaatttactggagaaagtgaggtgcgtaaatgggtaatgcaattcttcaatgtggccaagatctacagactaaatgatatgcaacagcacttgctttgtataagcaaattgaaaggcggtgctttgaagtggttgcatgcagaccctatgcgcatcattgctccgattgacgagatgctaaatcaattggttttggccttcgggggaggattttcgaagtcggaactacgacagaagttcgaggatcgggtttggaaaccagatgaggtgttcgccacatattttagcgaaaaaagcatattggcacaggacatcaacattgatgtagaggagttaatggagggtattattcgaggcataccttgcgaaaacttgcgcactcaagctagtatgcattgctttaccaatccggctcaaattttacgtgcgtttgcagctataaagttgccaattaaacgggtacgaaaccatgtagtgaaacaaactgcacaggaagcacaggcggacaaacaacaacgttgctacaattgcaatgttaagggccattgggccaaagattgtttaaagcccaaacgggaggcaggatcttgctatgcgtgcggctcaaaggatcatttaatagcaggatgtccaaataaaaa aatgccttatagactctggcagccctatttcatttttaaaggaaaagtttgtgccattaaaagtaaagcgtatgccagatgcaaattcgtatgtaggtttaaatga
- the LOC138910954 gene encoding uncharacterized protein isoform X2, which yields MENININDVSIATLKSWLALLNLPTEGTKTELMARLNKVPVDIRDDAAKELEVQRNKEQTIEAQNELQNIMQQQRDEIANGAEMLKLMRLEIEASRKFLEEFQVTVNRNSHIGGSDGGEQESEVGDLLQLEDGHTEERPRSTDGNAGAADYTGTDGNAGAADHAGAAGNAGAAGRIDESGNAVGGNLNNCIQTGAMMLAKEILLEFTGESEVRKWVMQFFNVAKIYRLNDMQQHLLCISKLKGGALKWLHADPMRIIAPIDEMLNQLVLAFGGGFSKSELRQKFEDRVWKPDEVFATYFSEKSILAQDINIDVEELMEGIIRGIPCENLRTQASMHCFTNPAQILRAFAAIKLPIKRVRNHVVKQTAQEAQADKQQRCYNCNVKGHWAKDCLKPKREAGSCYACGSKDHLIAGCPNKKYDMENKYNAL from the exons atggaaaatataaatataaatgacgtgtcaatagcgacattgaaaagttggttggcattactaaatttgccaacagagggtaccaaaactgagctgatggcgagattaaataaggtaccagtggatatccgagacgatgctgcaaaggaacttgaagttcaacgtaacaaggaacagacaattgaggctcaaaatgagttgcaaaacataatgcaacaacagcgtgacgaaatagcaaatggcgccgagatgctgaaattgatgcgtctcgaaattgaagcgtctcgaaaattcctagaagaatttcaagtaacggtgaaccgcaactcgcacatcggcgggagcgacgggggagagcaagaaagtgaagtcggcgatttattgcagctagaggatggtcacactgaagaaagaccacggtcgacggatggcaacgctggtgcagctgattacactggaacggatggcaacgctggtgcagctgatcacgctggtgcagcgggcaacgctggggcagctggaaggatcgacgaaagtggcaacgctgtcggaggcaacttaaataattgcatccaaactggagcgatgatgttagccaaggaaattttattagaatttactggagaaagtgaggtgcgtaaatgggtaatgcaattcttcaatgtggccaagatctacagactaaatgatatgcaacagcacttgctttgtataagcaaattgaaaggcggtgctttgaagtggttgcatgcagaccctatgcgcatcattgctccgattgacgagatgctaaatcaattggttttggccttcgggggaggattttcgaagtcggaactacgacagaagttcgaggatcgggtttggaaaccagatgaggtgttcgccacatattttagcgaaaaaagcatattggcacaggacatcaacattgatgtagaggagttaatggagggtattattcgaggcataccttgcgaaaacttgcgcactcaagctagtatgcattgctttaccaatccggctcaaattttacgtgcgtttgcagctataaagttgccaattaaacgggtacgaaaccatgtagtgaaacaaactgcacaggaagcacaggcggacaaacaacaacgttgctacaattgcaatgttaagggccattgggccaaagattgtttaaagcccaaacgggaggcaggatcttgctatgcgtgcggctcaaaggatcatttaatagcaggatgtccaaataaaaagtatgatatggaaaacaaatat aatgccttatag
- the LOC6632748 gene encoding lipoprotein lipase, whose amino-acid sequence MQLLGLLFICQSVCLWYTAAKLHEAKSMGRIRNVYDRRIEDFNYSNADYSAQQVDADNNQLLVLGEDEVELHEQVRQIPAVQVKVTNEVESAMMRATTAEEDEEVKAVWKAKRLQSNGNDQNKDRPEIQIERTSNQDISSGSGGLMSPDELPISERHNSGNNSNNAGNMGQTADEQLLRLQDYNLLYNAERQTYFQLHSSNWRGTNRPPPSGGNRLLQQVVGNTLSAAFGLNANDDNVKNTSMEMTTTQTVRLYDAASLRQSRFNPFQPTRIIIHGWLGNAHANVYSYLVPAYMTLGDGNYNIFTVDWGRGAIADYITASYRVKPVGQVLAKFLDFLHEEAGMRFEDLQLIGFSMGAHVAGLASKHLQTGRVRVIRALDPALPFFRYAQEKERLSRSDADYVEVLHTSVGSYGFDRPLGHVDFYANWGSQQPGCFWHECSHWRAFALFKESLEKMAFEAKGCETSEWQQLTRYKRCPQPTGQRLHMGGDLGELSMEQLAQRMGVYYFETQAKAPYDMGAAL is encoded by the exons ATGCAGCTGCTTGgattgttgtttatttgtcaGTCAG TTTGTTTGTGGTACACTGCAGCTAAGCTGCATGAGGCAAAATCTATGGGCAGAATTAGGAATGTATACGATAGGAGGATTGAGGATTTCAACTACTCGAATGCTGATTACAGTGCACAGCAGGTCGATGCAGACAACAATCAATTGCTGGTGTTGGGGGAGGATGAGGTCGAGCTGCACGAGCAGGTGCGGCAAATACCCGCAGTGCAAGTAAAAGTGACAAATGAAGTGGAAAGTGCTATGATgagggcaacaacagcagaagaaGATGAGGAGGTAAAAGCAGTATGGAAGGCGAAACGACTGCAGTCCAATGGAAATGACCAGAACAAGGACAGGCCtgaaatacaaattgaaaGGACATCAAATCAGGACATCAGCAGCGGTAGCGGGGGCCTAATGAGCCCCGACGAGCTGCCAATATCGGAAAGGCATAATtctggcaacaacagcaacaatgcgGGCAACATGGGCCAAACGGCTGATGAGCAACTATTGCGATTACAGGACTACAATTTACTGTACAATGCCGAGCGGCAGACATACTTTCAGCTGCACTCGAGCAATTGGCGTGGCACAAATAGACCGCCGCCATCGGGTGGCAATCGACTGTTGCAGCAGGTTGTTGGCAACACGCTGAGCGCCGCCTTTGGCCTGAATGCGAATGACGATAATGTTAAGAATACTTCCATGGAGATGACCACCACGCAAACGGTGCGGCTCTATGATGCCGCCTCCTTGCGACAATCGCGCTTCAACCCATTCCAACCGACGCG CATCATAATACACGGCTGGCTGGGCAATGCACATGCCAATGTCTACAGCTATTTGGTCCCCGCCTACATGACCCTCGGCGACGGCAACTACAATATTTTCACCGTGGACTGGGGCCGTGGCGCCATTGCCGACTATATAACGGCCAGCTATAGGGTGAAGCCTGTGGGTCAGGTGCTGGCCAAGTTTCTGGACTTTCTGCACGAGGAGGCTGGCATGCGGTTTGAGGATCTGCAGCTGATTGGCTTCAGCATGGGCGCCCATGTAGCTGGCCTGGCCTCAAAACATTTGCAAACGGGCCGCGTGCGTGTGATACGCGCCTTGGATCCAGCTTTGCCGTTTTTTCGCTATGCCCAGGAGAAGGAGCGACTGAGTCGCAGCGATGCGGACTATGTGGAGGTATTGCACACGAGCGTGGGAAGCTATGGATTTGATCGCCCACTGGGCCACGTGGACTTCTATGCCAATTGGGGCAGCCAGCAGCCGGGCTGCTTTTGGCACGAGTGCAGCCATTGGCGTGCCTTTGCCCTCTTCAAGGAGAGCCTGGAGAAGATGGCCTTCGAGGCCAAGGGTTGTGAGACCAGTGAATGGCAGCAGTTGACGCGCTACAAGCGCTGTCCACAACCCACGGGCCAACGGCTGCACATGGGCGGCGATTTGGGCGAGTTATCAATGGAGCAGCTGGCGCAGCGTATGggagtttattattttgagaCCCAGGCGAAGGCACCGTACGATATGGGCGCAGCATTATAG